One part of the Candidatus Methylomirabilota bacterium genome encodes these proteins:
- a CDS encoding ATP-binding protein: protein MLGLYAGGVFVFLWHSLSSALDRQLHDDFEIAEQMLARDGPDGVRWRLDAGHEEGEAADSGGWVDVWSSTGRLLYRSPGRDVDVGAPLAVASSARDARPQSEYLPGVGRVRALVAPYTIGDLAVVLRVVRSEEPLWHDLRELLLVLGLGFPLALGLAAFGGFALARRALRPVRDMAERARTITADHLGRRLPVDDPEGELGQLAIVFNDTLARLERSFAELRRFTADASHELRTPLTAIRSVGEVGLRGHRDDHAYREIIGSMLEEADRLTRLVDTLLVLSRADADAISLRLERIDVRALTDEITAQLEVLAEEKRQVLSIEAPGRIEVVADRLILRQALLNLLDNAIKYSPEGGHIRVLVGQRTGIPTIEVVDNGPGIAPEHREAIFRRFYRVDPARTRNAGGAGLGLCIARWAVELHGGRIELESEEGKGSTFRIVCVAPHEAGTGPRSGGADDPMGER, encoded by the coding sequence GTGCTGGGACTGTATGCCGGCGGGGTCTTCGTCTTCTTGTGGCATAGCCTGTCGAGCGCTCTGGACCGGCAACTTCACGATGACTTCGAGATTGCCGAGCAGATGCTCGCGCGCGACGGACCAGACGGCGTCCGCTGGCGCCTCGATGCCGGGCATGAAGAGGGCGAGGCCGCCGATAGCGGAGGGTGGGTCGACGTCTGGAGCTCGACGGGCCGGCTCCTGTACCGAAGCCCAGGTCGCGATGTCGATGTCGGGGCGCCTCTCGCAGTGGCGAGTTCAGCAAGAGACGCCCGGCCACAGTCCGAGTACTTGCCGGGAGTCGGGCGTGTCCGGGCGCTGGTTGCGCCCTACACCATCGGCGACTTGGCGGTCGTCCTTCGCGTTGTCAGGTCGGAGGAGCCACTATGGCACGATCTCCGCGAGCTCCTCCTGGTGCTCGGTCTCGGGTTTCCGTTGGCCCTCGGGCTGGCCGCCTTCGGTGGCTTCGCTCTCGCTCGACGTGCACTGAGACCGGTTCGTGACATGGCCGAACGTGCGCGGACCATCACCGCAGATCACCTCGGACGGCGCCTGCCCGTGGACGACCCCGAAGGCGAGCTCGGCCAGCTGGCGATCGTCTTCAACGACACGTTGGCGCGGCTCGAGCGGTCGTTCGCGGAGCTGCGGCGCTTCACCGCCGATGCGTCTCACGAGCTGCGCACCCCGCTCACTGCCATCAGGAGTGTCGGCGAGGTTGGGTTGCGTGGGCATCGTGACGATCACGCCTACCGGGAGATCATCGGCAGCATGCTGGAGGAGGCCGATCGGCTGACGCGACTCGTGGATACTCTTCTTGTTCTGAGTCGCGCCGACGCCGATGCCATCAGTCTGCGTTTGGAGCGAATCGACGTCCGAGCATTGACGGATGAGATCACGGCCCAACTCGAAGTACTGGCCGAAGAGAAGCGACAGGTGCTGTCGATCGAAGCGCCTGGGCGGATCGAGGTCGTCGCGGACCGACTCATCCTTCGCCAAGCTCTCCTCAATCTCCTCGACAACGCAATCAAGTACAGTCCCGAGGGGGGACATATCCGCGTGCTCGTCGGGCAGCGAACCGGGATACCGACCATCGAGGTCGTTGACAACGGCCCGGGAATTGCGCCGGAGCATCGAGAGGCTATCTTCCGGCGCTTCTATCGCGTCGACCCAGCACGGACTCGCAATGCCGGCGGGGCGGGACTCGGGCTTTGTATCGCCCGCTGGGCCGTCGAGTTGCACGGCGGGCGTATCGAGCTCGAGAGCGAGGAAGGCAAGGGTAGCACCTTCCGGATCGTGTGCGTCGCGCCGCACGAGGCCGGCACCGGCCCTCGCTCCGGGGGCGCCGACGATCCCATGGGGGAGCGCTAG